In Betta splendens chromosome 19, fBetSpl5.4, whole genome shotgun sequence, the following proteins share a genomic window:
- the acsl5 gene encoding long-chain-fatty-acid--CoA ligase 5 produces the protein MDFVLHVLFSPLPTPAVISLLAVAAATLFYLNTRPSPVRSPIDLQRQSLGIKDGARKTALLEDNNNLISYYYDNAKTIYELFQRGLKVSGNGPCLGYRKPGRPYQWLKYKQVSDRAEHLGSGLLHKGLKPNPDTLIGIFAQNRPEWIISEMACYTYSMVAVPLYDTLGAEALVFIIDQAELSTVICDNQSKAETLLQNREKGQTPVLKTIVVMDPYEPELVERGTKCGVEVVSMKDVEALGKNHLQNPVPPKPEDLSIVCFTSGTTGNPKGAMLTHENIVSDAAGVVRHFETTIVLTTDDISISFLPLAHMFERVVQTVVYGAGARVGFFQGDIRLLPDDMKALQPTIFPVVPRLLNRVYDKVQSGASSPFKKWLLNFAVEQKCAEVKKGIIRKNSIWDKLVFHKVQESLGGRVRVMVTGAAPISPTVLGFLRAALGCQIFEAYGQTESTAGCTFTMPGDATSGHVGVPLPCNFVKLVDVEEMNYFASNGEGEVCIMGKNVFKGYLKDPEKTAEALDKDGWLHTGDIGKWLPSGVLKIIDRKKNIFKLAQGEYIAPEKIENVYVHSGPVAQVFVHGDSLQSCLVAVVVPDPEVLPSLAKTLGCRGSVEELCKNTEIKRAILADMTKLGKDAGLKSFEQVKELHLHPELFTIENGLLTPTLKAKRAELKALFQPQIDALYAGIQ, from the exons ATGGACTTCGTTCTCCACGTGCTGTTCTCCCCGCTGCCGACCCCGGCCGTCATCTCGCTGCTCGCCGTGGCCGCCGCCACCCTGTTCTACCTGAACACGCGGCCCAGCCCCGTCCGGTCCCCCATCGACCTGCAGCGCCAGTCTCTGGGCATCAAG GACGGCGCGAGGAAGACCGCTCTGCTCGAGGACAACAACAACCTGATCTCGTATTACTACGACAACGCCAAAACCATCTATGAGCTCTTTCAAAGGGGCCTGAAGGTTTCAG GTAATGGGCCGTGTCTGGGCTACAGGAAACCAGGGCGGCCGTACCAGTGGCTCAAGTACAAACAG GTCTCGGACCGGGCTGAGCACTTGGGCTCAGGTCTTCTTCACAAAGGCCTGAAGCCAAACCCCGACACGCTCATTGGCATCTTTGCCCAGAACAGACCTGAG TGGATTATCTCGGAGATGGCCTGTTACACGTACTCCATGGTGGCGGTCCCTCTGTACGACACGCTGGGTGCAGAGGCTCTCGTGTTCATTATTGACCAAG ctGAGCTCTCGACAGTCATTTGTGACAATCAGAGCAAAGCGGAAACGCTGCTGCAGAACCGAGAAAAAGGCCAAACGCCGGTTCTCAAAACCATCGTCGTCATGGACCCGTATGAGCCGGAGCTGGTGGAGCGAGGGACCAAGTGTGGGGTGGAGGTTGTCTCTATGAAGGATGTGGAG GCTCTGGGGAAGAATCACCTTCAGAATCCAGTC CCCCCGAAGCCAGAGGACCTCAGCATCGTCTGCTTCACCAGCGGCACAACAG GGAACCCCAAAGGAGCGATGCTGACCCATGAGAACATCGTGTCTGACGCTGCGGGCGTCGTTAGACACTTTGAG ACGACGATCGTCCTCACTACTGACGACATCAGCATTTCCTTCCTGCCTCTAGCGCACATGTTTGAGAGAGTTGTGCAG ACGGTGGTGTATGGCGCCGGGGCCAGGGTGGGCTTCTTCCAGGGGGACATCAGGCTGCTTCCAGACGACATGAAGGCCCTGCAGCCGACCATCTTCCCTGTGgtgcctcgactcctcaaccgcgtCTATGACAAA GTTCAGAGTGGAGCCTCATCACCTTTCAAGAAGTGGCTGCTGAACTTTGCTGTGGAGCAGAAATGTGCTGAAGTGAAGAAGGGCATCATCAGGAAAAACAGCATTTGGGATAAACTGGTCTTCCACAAAGTCCAG GAGTCTCTGGGGGGGCGCGTGCGGGTCATGGTGACGGGAGCGGCTCCCATCTCCCCCACTGTTCTCGGCTTCCTCCGGGCCGCTCTGGGTTGCCAG ATCTTTGAGGCGTACGGGCAGACGGAGAGCACGGCCGGATGCACCTTCACCATGCCGGGAGACGCCACCAGCG GCCACGTCGGGGTGCCGCTCCCTTGTAATTTTGTGAAGCTGGTGGATGTGGAGGAAATGAACTACTTTGCTTCTAATGGCGAAGGGGAG GTCTGTATAATGGGTAAAAATGTGTTCAAGGGCTACTTGAAAGACCCAGAGAAGACGGCAGAGGCCTTGGATAAAGATGGTTGGCTCCACACGGGTGACATCGGAAAATGGCTGCCA AGCGGGGTTCTGAAGATTATCGACCGCAAGAAGAACATCTTCAAGCTGGCTCAGGGGGAGTACATAGCGCCAGAGAAGATTGAGAACGTGTACGTGCACAGCGGACCTGTGGCCCAAGTGTTCGTGCATGGCGACAGCCTACAG TCCTGCCTGGTCGCTGTTGTGGTCCCTGATCCCGAGGTCCTGCCAAGTTTGGCCAAAACCCTCGGGTGTCGAGGCTCCGTTGAAGAACTCTGCAAGAACACC gaaaTCAAGAGAGCCATTCTCGCAGACATGACCAAACTGGGCAAAGACGCAGGGCTCAAGTCCTTCGAGCAG GTgaaggagctgcacctgcacccAGAGCTGTTCACCATTGAGAACGGTCTGTTGACGCCCACGCTCAAGGCCAAGCGAGCGGAGCTGAAGGCTCTGTTCCAGCCTCAGATCGACGCGCTGTACGCCGGCATCCAATAA